In Desulfobulbaceae bacterium, the genomic stretch CACAACCTGCCGGCACCCAGCAGAGACCAACACTTCAAGAATATCGACACCCTAAACATTTTAGTCGTAGAAAACAGTCCTCCAGAAAAATCAGAGATCGTCGCACACCTCAACTCCTTCGGCTGCCACACAGATGGTGCATCAGGAGGGGCAGAAGCCCTTCTTCGCCTGAAAACGCTATCCGATCGAGACGAACCTTACGACCTGATCTTCATCTCGATCATTATGCAGGGGATGGATGGTTTTGATCTCGCGCGGGAAATCAAGGCCATCCCCCCCTACGCAAAAACCCCTCTCCTCCTCACCACCACAACCGGAGAGCGGGGTGACGGGGCGAAATGCAATAAAATCGGGATAACAGGGTACCTGACCCTCCCTTTGTCACGAAGTGATCTCTTGAACGTAGTGATTGCGGTTCTCGACCAAAAAAATGCGTACACCGATCCATCCGACCTCCCCCAACTCATCACCAAGCACTCCCTTTTTGAAAAGATCGGCGAAAAATTCCTTCTTCTCCTGGTTGAAGACTACCCGACCAATCAGAAGGTAGCGACCGCATACCTTGCCAACGCCGGCTACCATGTCGATCTTGCCGAAAACGGAAAACAAGCGATAAAAGCCTATAAAAACAAAAAATATGATCTTATTCTGATGGATATCCAAATGCCGGAAATGGATGGGTATCAAGCTACCGCAACCATCCGTGCCATAGAAAATGCCGCAGACGCCTCCCCACTGCAGCGCAAAAAAATACCCATCATCGCTCTCACCGCTCACGCCACGGAAGAGGATAAATTAAAGTGCTTACATTCCGGCATGGATGACTTTTTAACCAAGCCACTGCAACGGGGAGATCTCTTGCAAACCCTCAACCGCTGGCTTTTGGTTAAGGACCCTCCTGTTACCGCAATTGCTCCCCAAACCGACAACAAAGATACTCCCACGGAAGAAGCGCCAGTAGACTTTGATAAGGCCATTAAAGAATTCGATGGACAAAAGGATTTAGTTTTGTCAATTATTCAAGAATTTATCGACGACATCAAGGGACAGATCGAAACCATGAATGTGGCATTGGCCAGCGCCGATACCGAGACCATTCGCCGGGAGGCACACTCCATCAAGGGAGGCGCCGCAAATATTTATGCAAATAGCCTCTCCCTGGCTGCCAAAACCATTGAAGAACTGGCCAAGGCTGGAACCATGGCAGAAATCCCCAAGGCCCTTATCACCCTTGTGGAAGAGAACAACAAGATGCAAAACGCACTGAAAAACTTCACCGCGTAACATAACACGGCACACTCATAGTATAAAAAACGCGATCCTGCGCTCTCAACACCCTCTGGCACCTATGAAAATTCTGATTGTTGAAGATGAAAAAATCAGCCAAAAAAAAATGGAGATCATCCTCTCGAAATACGGATGCTGCTACGCCATTGCCAACGGCGCCATCGCCCTCTCCATGTTTCAAAAAGCCTGGAATGAACGATCTCCTTTCGATATCATCACCTTAGACATTACCCTTCATGAGATGCCAGGAACAGAAGTCCTGCTCAAGATCCGCGAAATCGAAGATGAGCTAAAAATACCTTCTCCCCTGCGAGCCAAGATAATCATGGTGACATCACACACTGACCGGGACAACATCAACGCCGCAATCACCGCAGGAGCAAACGACTACCTGGTCAAGCCATTCTCCGAGGCCACCATCGTTAAGTGCTTAAAAAAACTCTACATCAAACACATCCAAGAGGCTTTCCCTGAACAACCCTAACCGCTCTGAAATAAGCCAGACGCATGGCCAGTAAAGCCTCACCCATCCCCCACTCAGCAACACTCGATTACCGCCCCTTTGCCCTTAATCCATGTCTGAATAATATAAGAGGCGCAACCAACCCCTGGACTTACGGTAATAGCAGCAACCGGACAATTAAGCGCACAGGCGCCACACTCCATGCATCCGTCCAGGTCGACGATAGTAGCCTTGCTCTCATTCACTGAAAAAACCTGGTGAGGACAGACCTCGACACAAGCCCCGCAGCCTATGCAAAGATCCTCCTTGAGTCTCAGGGTTGACACCCCTGGCAAATAACGAAAATCATTCATTGTTTCCCCCTTCGTGAAAGATAGTTCCTAGGACCAGAACCGCCCGCCTACCCAAAGCGCCAAAGCGATCACCAAAGCAACTACCTGAAGCGGAATCCCACGCCGCATCTCCTTCTCTACGCCGGACGGTGAGGCATATGGCGTCGCTCCGGTGAAATTCATGGCCGCATAGGAACTCACCGTCATGCAGACCAGGATCATGGCCAGAACCCTGCTCTCTCCAACACCTCGGCCAAGTGTTACCGCCAACCCGCCAACCAACCCAACCAGTCCACCCTTAAGATAAAATGACCGCCACGGCAACCACGGCAGCATTAGCGGAACAACCACCGCCCCGCTGACAACTCCTACTGCATAGGCCATAGTCATCTCCACCACCCGCAGCCAGGTGAGGGCCAGGGAAAACGTCGGACCCACTGCGGAGAGGACAACAATGGCAAGCACTATCCACAGAGAAGGAGTGACCAGCAGAGAAAGCTCAACCGGAACCAACACCAGACGCTCACCCAAGCTAAAGGAAAGCTGCCGCATCTGAGGTTCTGCCTGCTTGCCTGAGTCAAGAAACTTCTTGAGATCACGAGCCCGGATCGGCCCCCACACCACCTTAAAACCGCACGTCTTACGCACCCGGTTCCCGTCAACCCCTGGCGCCCCTAGCTGGGGCAAGACCAACTCCCGATGATTGACAATCCGGGCCAACCCCACCGCCTTGACTCGATCAATCAACTCATCGGTACCGAAGGTCTTTTTACCAGCGGCGCACCAGACATTGACCCCTCGAGTATCCAACACCACAATCCAGACATTGGCGCCGGTCAACTCCCGGCGCAATACGTCAAAACTCAGCTTGTAATTAGCTGTGACCAGGACCGGGGAGTCTGCACAGGGCGAACCTGCCGCATAGAGCCCTGGGGCAACCCGATAATGATCCCTGCGAATCCCCAAACGGGCACGGAGAGTTCCCAGCCAGTCCCTCAAACCCAGACGTGTCTTTACTTGAGGCGTTACCCCTTCCGGAGTCGCCACAAACCGTTCAACAAAAGAACAGAGCCGGTAGCCAGGTCTCTCGTCCGGAGAAGAAGGAGGGCCTGGCGGAGAACCACAGCAGGGCTCATTATCGGGCTTGGGCTGAAACATCGGCAGTGATGGCGGCACTGAGCCTTTGCACTCGCAGTCGTTATTGTGTATCATAGTCATACGTTGGTCCTTAGTAATAATCGGGCAGGTCCGGTGGCACCACGCAACACAAGGACATCCTGAACCGAAATAGCTTTTAGGTGACGGCCTGAGCCTGTCAAAGACCCGTCATAGAATACCTCGAACGGACACGTCAATGACTGTTAAATAAGCATACTAAAAAAGACTCCATGAGATAGAACTCATAAAACATTATCACATGCCGCAACTCCTGACAACAAGACCTCTCCATCTCTAATTTTGATGGCGTCGCAAAAAGCCCGATCTACTGCGTTGCAGCGTACTTTTTGCTCATTCGGCACACCATATGTGTGGCCTCATTCGCAAAAGCACACTGCGCCTTGTATATCGGCCCTTTTACTTAGCCATCCCCGGACTTTTTGCGAGACCATCAATTTTAGCTCTCTGCTATTAGCACTCTATTTATTTGACATTAGGCTTTATTGTCGATAAAAATAAGGGGAAAATAATAAGTTCCCTCTACCAACATCTGACAATCTCGCAAAAAGTCCGGGGATGGCTAAGCAAAAGGTGCGACATACAAGGCGCGGGGTGTGTTTTGTGAGTGAGGCTATACATATGGTATGCCGAACGAGCAAAACCGCCACGCAACGCAGTAGATCGGACTTTTTGCGACGCCATCAATATCTAATGGCAAGCAAAACTTCACCAATGACAATCTGATGGTCATCGTAGAAGAGAGATTATAATATGCGATTATTAAACTTGGGTTCAATCAGTAAGAATCTATCGCTCCTGGTAATGCTCGCTGTCCTACCCGCCCTGGCCATTCTTTGCTATACCGGCTTTGAGCAACGACAGCGTTCCATCGAAAGCGCCAAAGAGGAAGTGCTGGTTCTCGCTCACTCCATGGCCCAAGTTCAACAAAATATCGCCTCCTCCACCAGACAAATGCTCGCCACCCTTGCTCTGCTCCCTGAAATTCAGACCTTGAATCTACCGGCAAGTCAGATAATCTTCAAAGACGTGCTGACCCACAATCCCAACTACCTCAACCTCTCGTTAGTTGATCCGAACGGCGCAGTTTTGGCTTCGAACAAACCATTTGCCGCAATAAATCTGATGGATCGCAAGCATGTCCGGGAAGCCTTGAAGAAAAGAGACTTTGCCGTAGGTGAGTATATTGTTACCAGAATTGGCTCGGCGATTCCGGCGCTGGCCTTTGCCTATCCCGTACTCGACAAGGAAGGAAGGCTCAAAGCCATTCTGACCACGGCCATCAAACTCACTCTTTTTTCCACCTTCCATGACGTCTCCTCCCTGCCTGAACAATCCTTTGTCGCCATAACCGACCACCAGGGCGTCCGGCTGTTTTACCATCCCCCCAACGAAAAAACCAACCCCATCGGCCAACCAATTCGCGCTGAGGTCTGGAAAATAGCCAGCGCTGCCAAGGAGCCAAAAACCCTTATTACCCCTGGCTCAGACGGCACTCGCCGCATATTGGCCTTCGTCCAGGTTCGTCTCGACACCGACAAAGATCCTTCTCTCTATGTCTGGGCAGCTGTTCCCGAATCCTCTATCCTTGGCCCTGCCAACGACGCCTTGCTCAGAAATCTGCTGCTGTTGCTCCTGGCAACAGGAGGTTCACTTACCATTGCCTTAGCGGTTGCCAAGACCACCTTAATTCGCCCGATAACAAACCTTGTCGCCCTGACCAAAAAATTTTCAGAAGGACACCTTGAGGCGCGCAGTGAACAGGCAGACACTCCCGACGAGTTTGGGATACTCACCAGATCGTTTCATGATATGGCCGACGCCCTGACCTCGGGCCAGCAGACTCTAAGGGAAAATGAAGCGCGATTCCGGCTGTTGATGGATAGCATTGATGCTCTGATTTACGTTGCAGACATGACCACCTATGAAGTCCTGTTCCTCAATAAATACGGGAAGAAAACGCTTGGTGATATTTCCGGCAAACTCTGCTGGCAAAGCATCCAACAAGGGCAGATCGGACCTTGCCCATTCTGTACCAACAAATATTTATTAGATGAAAAAGGAAATCCAAGGGAGGCATATTGCTGGGAGTTTCAAAATACAGTAACCGGGCAATGGTTTTACAACCAGGACCGGGCAATTCGCTGGGTTGATAGTCGCCTGGTACGGCTTGAAGTCGCTACTGATATTTCCGAAAGAAAAGTAGCCGAGGCCCTGCTGGCAGAAGAGACAGAACGCATGGTGGTAACCTTGCGAAGCATTGGCGATGGCGTCATCA encodes the following:
- a CDS encoding response regulator, which codes for MKTKIITTLAKLNPWYFLWITLFVTILSVTVAVTTHHFLCPDLTHNHHWPIILTCSFAALPVCLFSALIAGVIAQNADEFQQCQQRIDACRQETITLEKTREELNARVSQRTTELEQANKAKSLFLANMSHEIRTPLNGIIGMTEMLADTEMSATQRDFFTTIQSEARMLNNLINGILDVAKIEAGKLELEPNPFNLQYLFDDFSKSFSCQTRPKGITFTASLSSDVPPRLIGDPCRLRQIFTNLTGNALKFTPQGGSITLKAERALEIDEQMVMIKFTIIDTGIGIPKDKQQTIFDKFTQADLSTTRKFGGTGLGTSISKQLTELMGGEIGVESEEGKGSSFYFTAVFEKQHNLPAPSRDQHFKNIDTLNILVVENSPPEKSEIVAHLNSFGCHTDGASGGAEALLRLKTLSDRDEPYDLIFISIIMQGMDGFDLAREIKAIPPYAKTPLLLTTTTGERGDGAKCNKIGITGYLTLPLSRSDLLNVVIAVLDQKNAYTDPSDLPQLITKHSLFEKIGEKFLLLLVEDYPTNQKVATAYLANAGYHVDLAENGKQAIKAYKNKKYDLILMDIQMPEMDGYQATATIRAIENAADASPLQRKKIPIIALTAHATEEDKLKCLHSGMDDFLTKPLQRGDLLQTLNRWLLVKDPPVTAIAPQTDNKDTPTEEAPVDFDKAIKEFDGQKDLVLSIIQEFIDDIKGQIETMNVALASADTETIRREAHSIKGGAANIYANSLSLAAKTIEELAKAGTMAEIPKALITLVEENNKMQNALKNFTA
- a CDS encoding response regulator translates to MKILIVEDEKISQKKMEIILSKYGCCYAIANGAIALSMFQKAWNERSPFDIITLDITLHEMPGTEVLLKIREIEDELKIPSPLRAKIIMVTSHTDRDNINAAITAGANDYLVKPFSEATIVKCLKKLYIKHIQEAFPEQP
- a CDS encoding 4Fe-4S dicluster domain-containing protein, whose translation is MNDFRYLPGVSTLRLKEDLCIGCGACVEVCPHQVFSVNESKATIVDLDGCMECGACALNCPVAAITVSPGVGCASYIIQTWIKGKGAVIECC
- a CDS encoding PAS domain S-box protein; this translates as MRLLNLGSISKNLSLLVMLAVLPALAILCYTGFEQRQRSIESAKEEVLVLAHSMAQVQQNIASSTRQMLATLALLPEIQTLNLPASQIIFKDVLTHNPNYLNLSLVDPNGAVLASNKPFAAINLMDRKHVREALKKRDFAVGEYIVTRIGSAIPALAFAYPVLDKEGRLKAILTTAIKLTLFSTFHDVSSLPEQSFVAITDHQGVRLFYHPPNEKTNPIGQPIRAEVWKIASAAKEPKTLITPGSDGTRRILAFVQVRLDTDKDPSLYVWAAVPESSILGPANDALLRNLLLLLLATGGSLTIALAVAKTTLIRPITNLVALTKKFSEGHLEARSEQADTPDEFGILTRSFHDMADALTSGQQTLRENEARFRLLMDSIDALIYVADMTTYEVLFLNKYGKKTLGDISGKLCWQSIQQGQIGPCPFCTNKYLLDEKGNPREAYCWEFQNTVTGQWFYNQDRAIRWVDSRLVRLEVATDISERKVAEALLAEETERMVVTLRSIGDGVITTDTEGQVLLINKVAEMLTGWRCEDAAGHSLTKIFNIVNKETRQPCKNPLDRILASSSAIELAEGTILISKNGQERAIADSGAPIHDKNGAIIGMVLVFRDITEQLHTEQELLKIKKLESIGVLAGGIAHDFNNILAGILGNIDLSMMDSTITEKTRNFLKEAAKASWRARDLTQQLLTFAKGGHPIKEVVSLTDVIKDSGDFILRGDKVSCSYTFPDDLWLVDIDKSQINQVFQNIILNAINAMPSGGTIEISCDNIIPDARDKEILNKDSYVRVRITDNGVGIDPNLLDKIFDPYFSTKRQGSGLGLAITHSIINRHGGHISVESTMGVGTTFTIYLPASEQRYTPPFNSDAIELPLRKATILVMDDEEPVRNVTQAFLSRMGHQVLLAKDGAEAIQMYQESIDSNTPIDITIMDLTIPGGMGGEEAIQPILKINPNAMVIVSSGYSNNPIMANFKDYGFCDAIAKPYQLKELTTVIAQLLKAETTS